The Prodigiosinella aquatilis region GTCCCGGCCCGGCGTCCCCGCTCCTGATGACCGCCGCGCAGCAACGGACGAAAGCGGGTATTACGACGCAGATAAAGACAACCAACCCCTTTCGGGCCATGAATTTTATGGGCGGAACAGGAGAGCATGTCTATTTCCGTCGCTGACAGCGCAATGGGGATTTTGCCCACCGCCTGCACTGCATCGCAGTGAAACAGCACTCCGTGCTCATGGGCCAACGCGGCCATCTCTCTCACCGGGAAGACTACCCCGGTTTCATTGTTGGCCCACATCACGCTGACCAGCGCGACGTGCTCACTGAGCAATTGGCGATATGCCGCCAGATCCAACGCGCCTTCAGGAGAAACCGCTAACCGATGAATGGTATAACCCTGTCGCTCCAGGTTTTCACATACCTCCAGAGTGGCCGGATGTTCCACGGCGGTAACGATGATTTCGCGTTTTTCCGGCGCCAGCGTGACCGCGGAATAAATAGCAGTCGATGTGGCTTCGGTCGCACCGGACGTAAAAATGATTTCGCTGTCATGTTGCGCACCCAACAGGCTGGCAACTTGCTGACGTGCCCGCTCCATTCCTCCGCGACTGGGCACACCAAAATCATGAATGGACGAGGGATTGCCATAGTAATCACTCAGGAACGGTAGCATCGCCTCCAGCACCATCGGGTCGATACGGGTGGTGGCATTGTTATCCAGATACACGTTTTTCATTACCTGCTCCTCATCACAGAAAAAGTTACGCCACCACCACTTCCATGTAGCGCCCAACGCGTTCAACCAGTTTTTGCTGTAACCAGGCCAGCGTCATGTCGGTCATCATACAGTCACTGCAACTACCGGAAAGCGCCACCGTCACCTGTTGTTCGCTAACATTGACCAGCGACATGTCACCGCCATCCGCCTGAATGTGGGGACGCAGTTCAGCCACTACCTCAGCCACGGATTGCCAGTTTTCATTTTTGGGACAAGGCGCCGTTACCGCCGCCACCGGTTGTTCACGCAGGATCTGCGCCAGCGCCAGCTCGATTTTTTCATGACAGGACGTACAACCGCCGCCCGCTTTGGTGTAATTGATAACCTCTTCCAGCGTGGTCAGGCCGTTGGCCACCACCGCGCGCCGAATCTGCCCTTCATCGACGGCAAAGCATTTGCAGATCAGTGCCCCCTCTTCGTGGTCATCCTCCAGGGATTCACCGCGATAGCTGGCAATGGCTGCACGCAACGCCTCCTGTCCCATGACCGAGCAGTGCATTTTTTCCGGCGGTAATCCATCAAGGTAGTCGGCAATTTGCTGATTGGTCACTTGCTCAGCCTGGAGCAACGTACGACCGATAATCAGTTCGGTCAGCGCGGAAGAGGAGGCGATGGCGCTGCCACAACCGAAGGTTTGAAAACCGGCATCCAGAATGGTTTCACTGTCAGGATCCACTCGCAGCATCAAGCGCAGCGCATCCCCACAGCTCAGGGAACCCACATCACCCACGGCATTGGCTTCCGGTACCACTTTGGCGTTGCGTGGATTAAAAAAATGATCTTTCACTT contains the following coding sequences:
- the nifS gene encoding cysteine desulfurase NifS; this encodes MKNVYLDNNATTRIDPMVLEAMLPFLSDYYGNPSSIHDFGVPSRGGMERARQQVASLLGAQHDSEIIFTSGATEATSTAIYSAVTLAPEKREIIVTAVEHPATLEVCENLERQGYTIHRLAVSPEGALDLAAYRQLLSEHVALVSVMWANNETGVVFPVREMAALAHEHGVLFHCDAVQAVGKIPIALSATEIDMLSCSAHKIHGPKGVGCLYLRRNTRFRPLLRGGHQERGRRAGTENIAGIVGMGSACELAEVHQPMMDASIAQLRDKLQHGLEQAVSHVMVMGGDQPRTPNTLNIAFEFIEGEAILLLLNHCGIAASSGSACTSGSLEPSHVMRAMSIPYTAAHGSIRFSLSRYTREKEIDYVIEQVPPIVARLRTLSPYWQQGKPAASHSTDFAPTYG
- the nifU gene encoding Fe-S cluster assembly protein NifU, whose protein sequence is MWNYSEKVKDHFFNPRNAKVVPEANAVGDVGSLSCGDALRLMLRVDPDSETILDAGFQTFGCGSAIASSSALTELIIGRTLLQAEQVTNQQIADYLDGLPPEKMHCSVMGQEALRAAIASYRGESLEDDHEEGALICKCFAVDEGQIRRAVVANGLTTLEEVINYTKAGGGCTSCHEKIELALAQILREQPVAAVTAPCPKNENWQSVAEVVAELRPHIQADGGDMSLVNVSEQQVTVALSGSCSDCMMTDMTLAWLQQKLVERVGRYMEVVVA